TATGAGTTCATCATTAGAAATCGTGGTATTCACACGGAACAGGAATACCCCTATCTTGGTGTTGACGGTATATGTGATAGATACAGGGTCAGAACTtgattattttatgaattaaaaaaaatgcgTGTGATAGTTTACAGTCCAATACTTAGTATATTTTTCTCCATTGCCATGTTTTCAGAAATATGATGGAGTTGTTACAATTGATGACTACGTAGATGTTCCTGAAAATGATGAGTTAGCCTTGAAAAAGGCTCTAGCAAATCAGCCAGTGAGCGTCGCCATTGAAGCATCTGGCAGAGAATTCCAGTTATATGTATCAGTAAGTTTCTTAATCAAATTTTCTTAGGAATTCCATTACATTAACATGTGATCATTTGTTGGCACACATTATTAGTCGAGTTTGATCTTTCAAGTACTTAGCTGTTATAATTTATATCTGCTACTGATGAGAGATCACTATAATTTATCTCTTAATTATTGGCATAACTTGGTGTATTCTATTTGTCTCAATTTTGTGATCAGGGTATATTCACAGGAAGATGTGGGATAGATTTAGACCATGCTACTACGGTGGTTGGATACGGAACAGAACGCGGTGTTGATTATTGGATTGTGAAGGAGTCATACGGTAAGAGGTGGGGAGAATCAGGGTATATCAGAATGGAACGTAATCTGAAGACAAGCAATACAGGCAAGTGTGGAATTGCAATGCTGGCCTCCTACCCCATAAAGAAAGCCCAAAATCCCCAAACCTTGAAtcatctcctcctccacccatGAACAGAATGCAGGTCAATGGTTTGCCACTGGGATACTAACAGAATACAGATGAATGGGTTGCCACAGGGATACTAACAGAATACAGATCAATGGTTATACAAATTCCTGTCAGAACTATGCATATCTTGCTCTATTTATGTTTTGGCGATGTATTATTTTCTGAAACTTCAATGATGGAACACATGTTGATCATTGTTAGTTTCAAACTACTGTTGATTCTTCAATCATGTTGGGATAATGACGATGGAATAAATTTCTTTACTCATGTTTGTCCATTTCTATATGATTTCCATTCTTAAAAGTGCCTCGTGGGACAAGTTACAGGCTTGcatcataattttattttgcCAATTGTTTTGTTGATTCATGCCAAAATAAGAAAAGCAGAGAGATGTAGAGTGGAGCTTGGGCAAGAGGGGCTTTGAGCATAAAAGGAAAAGGTTAGGTATTTTTCACTTTGGTCTCATGATTTATTCAGTAcctgaataataatttttatgatttttgccctgttcttttccttttgttttaGTCTGTGATTGCTTTAAAATCAAACATGAAACATGTAATATTGTGTTAGCTTTCATTCTTTTGTATGCAACAAAAagctaaaaataaaaataaattgttaCTAATTAATTTTGATTCTGGTCTTTGTTTGACTCTTGAGGaattgagagagaaaaataaaaaagattgaTTATAGTTCTTGATTTCGGAATGAATTCAAGAGATGATTCCAACATAGAAGATATGAAGTATTGCAGAAGGTTAGGTGATTATGCTACTCCTTCAATGGTGATGATCCAAACCTCCATCTCACATATTTTCTCTAACTTTCTGATATGATCAAGATGAGTGGTGTTAGTGATGATGCTATCAGACTTTAGAAATCTTCCATTCTTCTTGTGAGATAAAGCCAGTGTTATGAATCGCGACCTGAAATGGCCATTGACTAAGTTTCTTTCAAGATATTCTCCTTCATTTATATCATTAAAGTTGAGTGAAGTGAAATTACATATTTCTCCCAATAAGAAGATGTATCTTTGTATAGTTCATGGGAGAGATACAAGGATTGTATGAGAAGATGTTTGCATCATGTTATACCTAGTTACGAGTTGTTTTACTCGGTATCAAGGAAGGGGTTCGACATCAGAAGGACGATAGTATCACAAGTCCATTAAGCAAAATTCTTAGATTTTGAAGACCTATGTATATACCGAGTTAAACGCTTAATGGCATGTTTGTTTAAAAGTTGTCATACTTTCTCATGCACATTTTGTTAATGAACCAAATTTGTTGCTTCAGGAAAAAACACATTCACTCTAGAAATAAAGTTAATACAAACACACCCTAACTCTTTAACTTAGCCTATCCATGTCACCTTAGTCGTTTAACTCGGCCTGCTTGAGTCAGCTTACATAAAGAATGTGCTCTTATCATTTAGTCTGACTTTCCCGGAATTCGGAGAGAATGAAAGACAATCATTATATGAGAGAATAAATTTGGAGGTAACAAAGAATCCTATGACACAAATTTGAGGACTGGAATTGGCGTCTAGGCAACTTTGTCATCAGTTTTTGCTATTATTGACATTGACATAACCTTGAATAGTGTGATAAGCAGACTATAGCAAATCTACATATAACAACTCTATAGAACTTGATTAATGCATAGTTAGTGCCCCATAAAGGAACCACAATATTAGTTTAATAAGTGAGAGTATAGTATATTTGCAAGGCTAAGTCCTACTAAAATATCTACTAATGAAGTGTGTCTGTGTGGACAGAAGAGTTAGTGTACGTAATAATTCTCTTACATCCAAACCGTCCAAGAAACAGAAGAGTAATGTTGGGGACCAGGGCTCAAATACTAATTGTCACCCACAGCAGCTTGATGCTGAAGTGCTGACTTCAATTATCACTGTCTTGGCCCACAGTATGGAACACCTCACTCACGGATAGGATCTATCATTTGTTTCATGACTACAAAACTTGTTTTTAACTGGTTCTGAATTGGATACTATctcatctttaattttcaatcaTTGAGCATCATAAACTTTATCAAAGTCTcatattgactagagatatgattaAATGAATCATCATAAATGGTAGAACAATCATCATCCCTGAGCTAGCTTTTAGGGTTGAATTAGTCTTAATCCGAATCCTAAGAAACTTAAGGTTCAATTATCACTGTCTTAATCTGAATTTTAAGTATTCTAAGCGTGTGTCCATTTGTCAcaatcaattaattttaaatctaaaatcaattatggagaGAAGCTAGCTTCTAAGTGACTCTGAGTAAAATAAGCTGATTTGAACGATGCTATTAGTTATATGTGAAGTCCAAAGAGTATTCATAAATGCATGGCAGCATTGCATTGATCTGTAGCAGCATAAATGCACAGAAAGAAAACAGCAATAGTACAAGGCCATGATTGATAAATTGTCGGCCACCAATAAACATACCACACAATTTGCTAAGCTGAGCAGTGTCCAGTGGGATAATTTAACCAGCCATTAATTCCATTATCAGACTAGCTACTATAATCAAGAGCCATTATGGTTAAAGTTCCTGCTTGTTCAGGGAAACAACCTTACCTTTCTGATCAACATCATAGGTAGGATGAAATTCATGACagtcctcaatcttcactctctCCCCGGTGCTTAACATCCCTGCATCAGGGACTTGAGTGGAATTTTGTGATGGGAGTGTTGAGGGTAGCTTTGATAGTAGAGATCCAAGGCTGCAAGGCATCATGGTATTGAGGAAAGGAAGAGATTCTGCTGTTCCAATGTTGCAACCCAAGTTTATAGCTAAACTAGAAGTACAGTTGGGTTTTTCATCAATTTGTTTGTTGACTCCATTTACTTGGTTCAAATCATAGGTAGATAGAGCAATGCCATTGCCTTCAATCATTTGGAAACTGGGCTTCAAAATGTATGGATATTGGGTGGGTAGGTATGGTCTTTGAATAGCGAATACACCTGGTATGCTTTGAAGGTAGCTGAATTTCCTTTGTATGCTGATCACTAGATTGAGGTCCTCTGCAATCTAAGGAATCCCAGAATCAACAATGATCGAGATTTAGGAAGAGCTGAGAAACGTTAAGGAAGATATAGGAGAATCTGGGTGTAAGAGAAACTATATCTCTACCCAGATCAGTAAATATATCTGATATGTAATTTAAGATATTATCAACTCGTTTGAATGTTGATCAAATAACACTTATAGGAGCTTATCCAATCTttttttctagtagataagcttCAATAAGTGCCCTTTAATCCGTATCTAAACAGACTTGATATCTCGGTGATTATAAAGGAAAAAAGTGCAATACCTTGTTAAAGGAACCCAGTTGCACTACACCTTCTCTAACAGCAATCAGGACAATACTCTTGCCAAAATGAATGATGACTTTGTTAGCATTAGTGAAATTAATTTTCTGGAAGTTTCAGATATTAGCTCTTCAATTTTTACAACATGTTTATGAATGAATTTACCAACCTGAATGCCTGAGTTGAACTGAAACTCCCACGCTTTTGGTTGCTGTGTAGTGTCAACAAAAGTGGAATGAAAAAGAAGTAAGCATTAAGACAAAATGTGAAGAACTGTTTAACAATCACTTCTGTTAATTATAGCAACTTCTCTTACTGGCTCCACTGAAGCATTCCAAGAAGCAATGTAGCTAGGTTCACACTCACTGTGCTGGTCATTGTAAACCCATTTGTGACTAGTATCTGCAGCAACTTTTCCCAATAGTCTGCAGAGATATACAAATGATGGATTCATTTGTCCCTCTTGTAATGCTACTTTTGAAAAGAAcataggaaaagaaaatgaatctTCTTATGGAAAGAAAATGTGAAGGTACTTATAACAACTCTCACCCCTCTCCATAACTGTAAACCTCATGAGACATTTTGAAGAATACATCCGCGCCAAACCTGCTGTTCAAGTATCCACTCCTCCTCTGCTCACATTCATCAAAATCACAGAACCCATCTTCCCAGACAAGGATCCTGAACAAGAAAATTATCCTCTTTTTTGTTGGTTAAAAGAAACAAACTCAAATGAGACATGAGTTTGTCATAGTT
This is a stretch of genomic DNA from Lotus japonicus ecotype B-129 chromosome 1, LjGifu_v1.2. It encodes these proteins:
- the LOC130722600 gene encoding protein RICE SALT SENSITIVE 3-like isoform X1, with the translated sequence MENGLPLLNCLLQQTLRTICTSPNFSTSSKWVYAVFWRILPRNFPPPSVDVLCCRWEFGGTALDRSKGNKRNWILVWEDGFCDFDECEQRRSGYLNSRFGADVFFKMSHEVYSYGEGLLGKVAADTSHKWVYNDQHSECEPSYIASWNASVEPQPKAWEFQFNSGIQSIVLIAVREGVVQLGSFNKIAEDLNLVISIQRKFSYLQSIPGVFAIQRPYLPTQYPYILKPSFQMIEGNGIALSTYDLNQVNGVNKQIDEKPNCTSSLAINLGCNIGTAESLPFLNTMMPCSLGSLLSKLPSTLPSQNSTQVPDAGMLSTGERVKIEDCHEFHPTYDVDQKGKVVSLNKQEL
- the LOC130722600 gene encoding protein RICE SALT SENSITIVE 3-like isoform X2, with amino-acid sequence MENGLPLLNCLLQQTLRTICTSPNFSTSSKWVYAVFWRILPRNFPPPRWEFGGTALDRSKGNKRNWILVWEDGFCDFDECEQRRSGYLNSRFGADVFFKMSHEVYSYGEGLLGKVAADTSHKWVYNDQHSECEPSYIASWNASVEPQPKAWEFQFNSGIQSIVLIAVREGVVQLGSFNKIAEDLNLVISIQRKFSYLQSIPGVFAIQRPYLPTQYPYILKPSFQMIEGNGIALSTYDLNQVNGVNKQIDEKPNCTSSLAINLGCNIGTAESLPFLNTMMPCSLGSLLSKLPSTLPSQNSTQVPDAGMLSTGERVKIEDCHEFHPTYDVDQKGKVVSLNKQEL